The genomic segment GACTACATTCAATATCAAACAGACAGACGAACAATAAGACCACATTCAATATCAAACAGACAGACGAACAACAAGACTACATTCAATATCaagcagacagacaaacaATAAGACCACATTCAATATCAAACATACAGACGAACAACAAGACTACATTCAATATCAAACAGACAGACCAACAATAAGACTACATTCAATATCAAGCAGACAGACCAACAATAAGACCATATTCAATatcaaacagacagacaaacaatAAGACCACATTCAATatcaaacagacagacaaacaacAAGACTACATTCAATatcaaacagacagacaaacaatAAAGACCACATTCAATATCAAACAGACAGACGAACAACAAGACTACATTCAATATCAAACAGACAGACGAACAATGGACCACATTCAATATCAAACATACACAGACGAACAACAAGACTACATTCAATATCAAACAGACAGACGAACAATAAGACCACATTCAATATCAAACAGACAGACGAACAATAAGACCACATTCAATATCAAACAGACAGACGAACAATAAGACCACATTCAATATCAAGCAGACAGATGAACAATAAGACCACATTCGATAttaaacagacagacagataatAAGACTGCATTCAATATCAAGCAGACAGACGAACAACAAGACTATATTCAATATCAAACAGACAGACCAACAATAAGACTACATTCAATatcaaacagacagacaaacaatAAGACCACATTCAATATCAAACAGACAGACGAACAACAAGACTACATTCACTatcaaacagacagacaaacaatAAAGACCACATTCAATATCAAACAGACAGACGAACAACAAGACTACATTCAATATCAAACAGACAGACGAACAACAAGACTACATTCAATATCAAACAGACAGACGAACAATGGACCACATTCAATATCAAACATACACAGATGAACAACAAGACTACATTCAATATCAAACAGACAGACGAACAATAAGACCACATTCAATATCAAACAGACAGACGAACAATAAGACCACATTCAATATCAAACAGACAGACGAACAATAGGACCACATTCAATATCAAGCAGACAGATGAACAATAAGACCACATTCGATAttaaacagacagacagataatAAGACTACATTCAATATCAAGCAGACAGACGAACAACAAGACTATactaaatatcaaacagaCAGATCAACAATAAGACTACATTCAATATCAAACAGACAGACCAACAATAAGACCACATTCAATGTCAGATAGACGAACAACAAGACTACATTCAATATCAAGCACACAGACAAACAATAAGACCACATTCAATATCAAGCAGACAGACGAACAACAAGACCACATTCAATATCAAACAGACAGAGCATGTACCTGTCAGATTCTTGGGGCTCATGTGTGACATTCTCTCGGATATCCAAAAGAGCATTTGTGCGGTATGTCTTATAAAAGttccttttaaaaaaacaaaataaacactgGCTGTCAGTACTTTGTGGTGTTTACTGCTCTGAATCTACTCTGTGGCTACTGTAGGAGAACAGAGCAAAAATCCCTTTTACCTCTAAAAAGCAATCTTTTCCTATTAAAGAAATAGCCACAAATTGTAGGCCCTTGCCAAACGAAACGCAAGTCAACACAAGTTGTTGCAAATTTTTCTTACTTGTGGCAGCTTGCATTTCATTAGGCTACCGACTTGCCTTGACTCGTGttgaatttgaacatgttaAAATTGCAACATTAACGAAAACGTATAGATATTCAATGCAattatcctttttttctttctgtcTTTTTTGGCCAAGTGTTAGTTCAAGGTGTGATCATGACGTTATTTTTCAGTCTTTCGTGCGGCCGGAAGTAATTGTGGAGTGATTGTTTTAGATAGGATTGTCCCAATATTATTGGTTCAAGGGTTTAataaccctgggtaccagagtctcGAGCTTTGTTTGTTTAATACACACCCTTTACTGACTACAAGGAGCGAAGTGACGAGACTCTGGCCTCACGAATAGGTTTTCATAGTTCCAGGTACACAAACTCAAAAAAACAGTTTGGTAATTATAACGTCATCTTCCAGCACATGTGCTTTCAGAGCTGTCAAAGTCTGTTTACAAATAGTCATATTGCTTTGGGACTCTTGAACACAAATGGATATTCAAGCCTCCATTCAAATCATCGCTTGAGAGGTTGCATGCCATTATCCCTTGAAGTTCTAGTTCCTTGATATGCGATTTGACAAGGGATTTCAAGGGCCAAACAGCGATTACTACAGAGGTTTCGATGAGTAGTTACATCGACCGTATCACTTGGAAGCAAGACTTTCCCCAGCCCTTTGGAAGAACCACAAACACATCCTCTCTCTCAATAAATGCTACTATTGCTCCTTTCCGTTCCTTTTTTAACTGTTTAATTCAGGAAATTAAGATGCTAGggttttttaaattgattcttctattattattctAGTAGATGTGTCAGCCATTGGCATCCCGGGTACGTAAAAAAAACCCAGCCAATCAGAAAATACTGTATTCAAGGAGCAAACCCTATCAGACACCCCAGAGTCTCGTCGCTTCACTTCTTGTAGTCAGTAAAGGGCGCAtagtaaacaaacaaagctcgagcctctggtacccagggtattgTTAAATCAAAATAGTTGAGATACGAGGTGTGAAATAGCACACTTGACCAGCATAAAAgccgacaaaaaaaaaatgtaaaacagAGTACAATAAATCCAAGTTCGAAACACGACAGTGGTTTTATTGTCAGCAGCACATGCTGGAGCTATCAATATTGTGTTGTTTTGCCAGGGCCTTTTTGCACattcacctatttcaaaaaatgttGCCAGCACAAATGGCAATTATCAATTGGCACTTCTACAACTACAAAGTAACCAGGAGTCTTATTATTCTATGAAAAATatggataaataaaaaaactgtttggCTTTGATATTGCTGGACTTTTTCtaaacctttaattttacaaataattcgTACCCATAAAGTtatttgcactgacaaacTTTTGTGAAATTCGGTGTACAATGCAGCCCCCCTAGAATGCTTGCTGCTATATTTATGGAGGGCGATTATTGAAAGCATGGGTGACACAGTTGGCACAGCagcgctctgtagtgcctctCATCACTTGGTCTCACCACTGGGTTTCtgtgttcgattcctggtGTCAACGTGAGTTGAGTTACCTGCTTTTCTCATTTACTTCAAGAGttttatctgttttttctCCCTCCACAGAAACTCTTTGCTCACAGATATGAGTCTATGGCCTCATTCTAACAAAAACAttaccaggcccgtacccaggggggtgcatggggtgcgaacgcacccctcACAACGGTCGAAATCCATTTTCGGTTCTTGATAGACATGTTATTTGTAGACAGAACAAAAAAGTATAAgttagatcactctggtatttCATCAATCCATCAGCCAGACTTtattgtagccaaatccgacaataaacgtccttTGGAGATCTtgcccacacacacacagaaaaattaggtccactttttggatttcgcatcctttacccccccccccccacccccccaagaaaaatcctgcgTACGGGCCTGATTACTAACCTTCTGAAGAAGTCTTCTGGATATTCAATTTTGGCTACTCGTCCGGACTCGGCTCTCCTGTTTATCTTGGTCTCTACAATAGGTGGGAATGCCTCAACAACTTCGTACCAAACCGGTTTCCGCGTAAGTGCACCAGAACGAAGCAAATTGCGTACTCTGTCGGAAATAAATACGTAATTTGGAGCTATAATTAAATACATGACTTAAAGTTTTGTATTTCCTCCAGAGGTACTACTTACCGGGATAAAACCGTCCCGCGGAGATGTCGAGAACCAGTCATTTTTAGGTGAATTCTGTTTGTTAGCCTCTCACTGCCGCCGCCATCTTTGATAAGCAAatcacaggcagcccaagtatttcacaaaagaccacaggtaacccaaaggTGTAATCCATCGAGGGACATAGCAGGCAcgcctacccccccccccccccaatattttcttttaaaaaaacgaGCAGTAGAGGCGTGGCTGCCTCTCCCCCAAAGGCCTGTCACAGCTCGACACATAAAAATACACACTTGATTCTTCCAGTGGGGGCTGAGGAAGTCTGATACTATAATGCAGGAGTGTACATATGGGTTTGGATCCCTGTCAGCATTTTCTAGGTATTCACCTGTAATGTGGCATGCATGCCTTCATAGGATGATGAAAGCAGCTAAGTGAATAGAAAGAGTCTGTGAAATAAATTTTAATGATTAAAcatacaattattttttttccacagaaacaaattacatttttaataattatcCATTTTGAGTCAGGGGAAACTCTCCATAAAGTAGACAGAGGTGATAGTCCTTACTTATAGAGTATAAAATTATGCCCCTCTACCCCATTTGAGGGTCTCAGGCTATGATCATCAAAGTCCTGATAACAACTGGGCATGAATGTAGCCAGAAAAGCTTGATGTTGGCACCTAAAGGACTAGCAGTTCAGAAAACcagtaaatatttttgtttttagtgcTTAGAGTTAGAAAGTGCCTCGATCACACTgggtaagaattgctgttgaccacaaCCCTTTCTATTAGGGTAAGAATTAATTTGTATGATGATCATCCCTGtctgtttttttatagaaGTCCCCTCCTGGAGCTTTGTGCtccatgacattttctttAAGTCACAATGGGTTAGAGTTTTCACTGTAATTCATGGATAATATGCCTCACATATTAGCCTTTTCACAGACCACATTGTTCAATAattcatacctgtcaactctccacATTAGGctggagtctcaagattttggaccccttctcccgcgttgagcaccaaatctcccgctttttagtgatttttatcgcttccaaaAATTCTTCTATAGAAAaccgtcattttgcctattttctattaaatatttgaaacaataattcccttgtgtagcacaatttatctaacacccttgtgagatcaataagtggatttgttcgtgagGGCTTTCTATACGACAAACgtctgcaaggttaaacccagccctccccaaaaaaaattaatatagccacccctccccccaaaaaattttcaagccttgagattttcggaggttgacagatATGATAATTCCATAATGTCAGATAAACCCCTCTTTAGCAACTCATGCCTAGCTCATATCATTCGCATCTTACGGAGATCACCCTCTACAAGTGACCTCATGTCCTGTGGAAAAACAGCTTTGATATCGCTCCAACATGCCGCAAGCGCATGCAGTGTTTTCACATCTTCTTTCTGCAACTCGCTGGACACTTTAAGGATGCTGCTTTCAGGCCACTGATGTCTGTTCTTCATCACCTCCAGAAAGACATCTAAGGCAGCTATAGTCATAACAAGGAAAGATTACCCATTACATACTTTATGCAAAAAATGGTTTATTTGCTGGTGATGCCAAATGGAAAAAGAAGGATATTTACTATTTTGCCCCAACCAAAGCAAGGCTTAGGACTCTTGTATAATATAAGCAGATAATGCATACACaagtgggtgcacagggtgcaAAAGTTCCAAGTAGGATGGTGGGAAAGTAGATAATATGTTATTGAAGGGCCATCAAGAACTagcctttttccatatgatacctatgattGGACACTTCCCCGCCCCTAAGCACTCCAGCTTAGTCGCTCTTCAATTTCTTATCACAGAAGGGATCTGCAAATTTGAATCTGAATCTGCAAATCTTAGATGCATCTGCATATTAAATCTTGTTCCTGTGCAgctctaccccccccccccccccccaccttgcCATATTCTG from the Nematostella vectensis chromosome 4, jaNemVect1.1, whole genome shotgun sequence genome contains:
- the LOC5509289 gene encoding 28S ribosomal protein S23, mitochondrial-like → MTGSRHLRGTVLSRVRNLLRSGALTRKPVWYEVVEAFPPIVETKINRRAESGRVAKIEYPEDFFRRNFYKTYRTNALLDIRENVTHEPQESDRFVEKCQNLVGQGLSREEALEEVSLLFAKGQLALNDAEENEADTSTEDKPSIGNIYDLLKEKVIPAKTPDRQDNGN